In the Sediminibacter sp. Hel_I_10 genome, one interval contains:
- a CDS encoding HAD family phosphatase, protein MIKTLIFDFGAIFINLDKAGATKKLLDMIGADALPEAAISVNTLYEQGLLSTEEFLQFYTDNFPEVSQTEIRDTWNSILLEFPKERLEFLKTLAQDKTYELILLSNTNALHIDHIKEQVPFYEEFKSQFDGFYLSHEIELRKPNADIYQYVLKQHQTKAEHCLFIDDTKANTDAAAALGIHVWNLDETTQDITQLFDLKSKLF, encoded by the coding sequence ATGATTAAAACGCTTATATTTGACTTTGGAGCTATATTTATAAACCTAGATAAAGCGGGTGCTACGAAAAAACTGCTTGACATGATCGGTGCCGACGCATTGCCGGAAGCTGCTATTTCTGTAAACACACTTTACGAACAGGGTTTACTGTCTACTGAAGAATTTTTACAGTTCTACACCGACAATTTTCCTGAAGTATCACAAACAGAAATTAGGGATACCTGGAACAGTATCTTGTTAGAATTCCCCAAAGAACGATTAGAATTTTTGAAAACCTTGGCTCAAGACAAAACCTATGAACTTATTTTGTTAAGCAATACCAACGCATTACACATTGATCACATAAAAGAACAGGTTCCTTTTTACGAAGAGTTCAAATCTCAATTTGACGGCTTTTATCTATCCCACGAAATAGAATTAAGAAAACCAAACGCCGATATTTATCAATATGTATTAAAGCAGCATCAGACTAAAGCAGAACACTGTCTCTTTATTGATGACACTAAAGCAAATACTGATGCCGCGGCTGCTTTGGGAATCCATGTTTGGAATTTAGATGAAACCACACAAGATATTACGCAATTGTTTGACTTAAAATCCAAACTCTTTTGA
- a CDS encoding membrane protein: MIYLLLSIAASTLIFIIFKLFDTYRINTLHAIVINYSVACICGLIRYEGTISIKEIIGSNWFWGAVVLGFLFIAIFNVMALTAQKNGLSVASVASKMSVIIPVIFGVYAYNEGVGLQKILGIVLALVAVYLTSVRSKTAENLAKGLALPIILFFGSGIIDTSIKYIETTYLPDNGIPIFSATIFFIALIIGISVICYNRFSKTAPISEEKESHPQNNLTSLSKVIVGGSFLGIVNYLSIYYILKALDHDTLESSTIFTVNNVAIVMLTTLLGLFVFKEYISKTNWIGIALAIVSIALVTFA, translated from the coding sequence TTGATATATCTTCTCTTAAGTATTGCAGCATCAACGCTGATCTTTATCATTTTTAAACTTTTTGACACGTACCGTATCAATACGCTTCATGCTATTGTAATCAACTACTCGGTGGCCTGTATTTGTGGATTGATTCGTTATGAGGGCACAATCAGCATAAAGGAAATTATAGGTTCTAATTGGTTTTGGGGCGCCGTGGTTTTAGGCTTTCTATTTATTGCCATTTTTAATGTGATGGCACTAACTGCTCAAAAAAACGGGCTCTCAGTGGCCTCAGTCGCCTCAAAAATGAGTGTTATTATCCCTGTAATATTTGGGGTTTACGCTTATAACGAAGGTGTTGGGCTTCAAAAAATTTTAGGGATCGTCTTAGCACTGGTTGCTGTTTACCTGACCTCAGTACGCTCTAAAACAGCAGAAAACCTCGCTAAAGGCCTAGCTCTTCCAATCATTTTGTTTTTTGGATCGGGCATCATTGACACCTCCATTAAATACATTGAGACCACTTACCTTCCTGATAACGGAATCCCGATTTTTTCAGCCACTATATTTTTCATTGCCCTTATTATTGGCATTAGTGTTATCTGCTATAACAGATTCTCAAAGACAGCTCCCATTTCCGAAGAAAAAGAAAGTCACCCTCAAAATAACCTTACTTCACTTTCAAAAGTGATTGTTGGTGGAAGTTTCCTGGGTATTGTCAACTATCTATCAATCTACTACATTCTTAAAGCGTTGGACCATGACACTCTTGAGAGCTCGACAATTTTTACCGTAAATAATGTGGCTATAGTAATGCTAACAACCCTTTTGGGGCTTTTTGTGTTTAAGGAATACATCTCAAAAACCAACTGGATAGGTATTGCATTAGCTATTGTTTCAATAGCTTTGGTTACTTTCGCATAG
- a CDS encoding YigZ family protein has product MKDTYRTIAKASSEVLFKDKNSKFFGYAFPVKSEEGTKSHLEDLKKQHHQAGHFCYAYQIGKSEDDLIYRANDDGEPNNSAGMPIYGQLQSFDVTNILIVVVRYFGGTKLGVSGLINAYKTTAQLALENSKIVKRTINIIYKVSFDYKNMNNVMRVVKEKNLKVIEQKFELSCNLIFSVRQKEANSAFEAFDRIYEVTIKNLND; this is encoded by the coding sequence ATGAAGGATACTTATAGAACCATCGCAAAAGCGTCGAGCGAAGTGTTATTTAAAGACAAAAACTCAAAATTTTTTGGCTATGCCTTTCCTGTAAAATCTGAGGAAGGCACAAAATCACATCTCGAAGATTTAAAAAAGCAACACCACCAAGCGGGACATTTTTGCTATGCCTACCAAATTGGAAAATCTGAGGATGATTTGATATATAGAGCTAATGATGATGGCGAACCCAACAACAGTGCCGGCATGCCAATTTATGGGCAACTGCAGTCCTTTGACGTCACCAACATACTTATAGTTGTTGTGCGCTATTTTGGCGGCACAAAATTAGGCGTTAGTGGTTTGATCAATGCTTATAAAACGACGGCTCAATTAGCCTTAGAAAATTCTAAAATTGTTAAACGCACCATTAATATCATTTATAAGGTTTCTTTTGATTATAAAAACATGAATAATGTGATGCGGGTGGTCAAAGAAAAAAACCTGAAAGTGATTGAACAAAAATTTGAATTGAGTTGCAATCTCATTTTTTCGGTAAGACAAAAAGAAGCAAATTCTGCTTTTGAAGCTTTTGATCGTATTTATGAAGTGACCATCAAAAATTTAAACGATTAA
- a CDS encoding thioesterase family protein, whose product MSNLTKHDEIQFRVRYGETDQMGIVYHGNYAQYFEMGRTEWLRKSGCSYKQMEAEGIMLPVVSLSINYKKSARYDDLIKVKTEVVKKPTAKIEFHYEITNEEGEILTTGNSILVFLDVAKNRPTRCPDYILDKLQF is encoded by the coding sequence ATGTCAAATCTCACGAAACACGATGAAATACAATTTAGGGTAAGATACGGAGAAACTGACCAAATGGGCATTGTGTATCACGGTAATTACGCGCAATATTTTGAAATGGGCCGAACGGAGTGGCTTCGTAAATCAGGATGCTCTTACAAACAAATGGAAGCTGAAGGAATCATGCTTCCTGTAGTTTCGTTATCTATAAATTACAAAAAATCAGCGCGTTATGACGACTTGATTAAAGTAAAAACCGAGGTGGTCAAAAAACCCACGGCAAAAATTGAATTTCACTACGAAATCACGAATGAAGAAGGTGAAATTTTAACAACTGGAAATTCTATTTTGGTTTTTTTAGACGTCGCTAAGAATCGGCCTACAAGATGTCCGGATTATATTTTAGACAAACTACAGTTTTAA
- the dnaA gene encoding chromosomal replication initiator protein DnaA yields the protein MEVTAQSVWNNCLSFIKDNIQPQAYKTWFEPIVAVKLTDNALSIQVPSKFFYEWLEEHYVKILKVSLTKELGETAKLVYVIKMENTYGNKQPFTEKIPSSNRSALKSQDVDVPLNNKNPELKNPFVIPGIRNVKIESQLNPNYSFENFLEGDSNRLARNAGLAVANKPGGTSFNPLLIFGGVGLGKTHLAHAIGVDIKDKYPEKTVLYISAEKFTQQYIDSVKKNNRNDFIHFYQIIDVLIIDDVQFLSGKSGTQDVFFHIFNHLHQNGKQVILTSDKAPVDMQDIEQRLLSRFKWGLSAELQSPDFETRVSILKNKLYRDGVEMADDIVEYVAKHIKTNVRELEGAIISLIAQSSFNKKEITVSLAKDIVEKFVKNTKREVSIDYIQKVVSDYFQMDVSTLQSKTRKRHIVQARQLAMFFAKKYTKASLASIGSQIGKRDHATVLHACKTVDNLSSTDKQFRKYVEDLSKKLSV from the coding sequence ATGGAGGTAACTGCGCAATCGGTTTGGAATAATTGTCTGTCATTTATAAAGGATAACATACAACCCCAAGCATACAAAACATGGTTCGAACCCATAGTTGCAGTTAAGCTCACCGATAATGCTCTTAGCATCCAAGTGCCGAGCAAATTTTTCTACGAATGGCTAGAAGAGCACTACGTTAAAATTTTAAAGGTGTCCTTAACTAAAGAGTTAGGTGAAACTGCAAAATTAGTGTACGTCATCAAGATGGAAAACACTTATGGCAACAAGCAACCTTTTACAGAGAAAATCCCTAGTTCAAATAGAAGTGCATTAAAATCTCAAGATGTTGATGTTCCTTTAAATAATAAAAATCCTGAGCTCAAGAATCCATTTGTGATTCCTGGTATTCGCAATGTAAAAATTGAATCCCAACTCAACCCTAATTACAGTTTCGAGAATTTCCTTGAGGGCGATTCTAACAGATTGGCCAGAAATGCTGGATTAGCTGTCGCTAACAAACCTGGAGGCACCTCTTTTAATCCCTTGTTGATTTTTGGTGGTGTTGGCTTAGGTAAAACACACTTAGCGCATGCTATAGGTGTTGATATCAAAGATAAATATCCAGAAAAAACGGTACTCTATATTTCTGCGGAAAAGTTTACCCAACAGTATATTGATTCTGTTAAAAAGAATAATAGAAATGACTTTATCCATTTCTATCAAATTATTGATGTTCTTATCATTGATGACGTTCAGTTTTTATCTGGTAAGTCTGGAACTCAAGATGTATTCTTTCATATTTTCAACCATTTGCATCAAAACGGAAAGCAAGTCATTTTAACAAGTGACAAAGCCCCTGTTGATATGCAGGATATAGAACAACGCTTACTATCAAGATTTAAATGGGGACTCTCTGCAGAATTGCAAAGCCCAGATTTTGAAACACGAGTGTCTATATTGAAAAATAAACTATACCGTGACGGTGTAGAAATGGCCGATGACATTGTAGAGTATGTTGCAAAACATATTAAAACGAATGTAAGGGAATTAGAAGGCGCCATCATTAGCTTAATTGCACAATCCTCTTTTAACAAAAAAGAGATTACAGTTAGCTTGGCTAAGGATATTGTTGAGAAATTTGTCAAAAACACCAAACGGGAAGTTTCTATAGACTACATACAAAAAGTGGTTTCAGATTATTTCCAAATGGATGTAAGCACACTACAATCTAAAACAAGAAAGAGACACATTGTTCAGGCGAGACAACTGGCCATGTTCTTTGCGAAAAAATATACTAAAGCCTCTTTGGCAAGTATTGGTTCTCAAATAGGAAAGCGTGATCATGCCACTGTATTACATGCCTGCAAAACTGTAGATAACTTGTCTTCTACTGATAAGCAATTTAGAAAGTACGTGGAAGATTTGTCTAAAAAACTATCTGTTTAA
- a CDS encoding low molecular weight protein-tyrosine-phosphatase, whose amino-acid sequence MTSILMVCLGNICRSPLAHGILASKLDPNSFYVDSAGTGNYHVGESPDQRSISVAKKHGIDISNQVVRQFKTSDFDTFDHIFAMDQSNYDNIIKLARNPEDKAKVKRILDLDTSSTTSIVPDPYHGDISDFEQVYQLLEKPCQILADQLQNS is encoded by the coding sequence ATGACCTCAATTTTGATGGTATGCTTAGGCAACATTTGTCGATCACCTTTGGCACATGGCATCTTAGCATCCAAATTAGATCCTAATTCATTTTATGTAGATTCCGCTGGTACAGGTAATTATCATGTAGGTGAGTCACCAGACCAACGCTCCATTTCGGTTGCAAAAAAACACGGCATTGACATTTCAAATCAAGTAGTTAGACAATTTAAAACCTCTGATTTTGATACGTTTGATCATATTTTCGCCATGGACCAGTCCAATTACGATAACATTATAAAACTGGCCAGAAATCCCGAAGATAAAGCAAAGGTGAAACGCATTCTAGATTTAGATACATCATCTACAACCAGCATCGTTCCAGATCCGTATCATGGCGATATTTCAGATTTTGAACAGGTCTATCAACTCTTAGAAAAGCCTTGCCAAATCTTAGCTGATCAGCTTCAAAATTCTTAA
- a CDS encoding PQQ-dependent sugar dehydrogenase, with the protein MKTITSLLLLVTACFGYAQNIGLEEFATGLSSPVNIKHAGDDRLFVVEQGGLIQIINTDGTINTAPFLDIDASVSNAGGERGLLAMAFHPDYTNNGFFYVNYIDNAGDTVISRFTRNTDDIADVNSELVLLSISQPFSNHNGGDLHFGADGYLYISLGDGGSGGDPGNRAQTLTTYLGKMLRIDVDNTSNGNNYAIPADNPFVGNSNALEEIWAYGLRNPFKFSFDSANGNLWIADVGQNQIEEINRVTSTAGGENYGWKCFEGTSVFSTENGCDIITQTPPVAEYIHSNGRCSITGGYVYRGTAFPNLQGSYFFADFCTNEIGFVQELITDTFETTFFSNLSISGPSAFGEDINGQLYIAGVNDGNIFKIVETNLSLNDQSFSTLKIYPNPSNATVTFDNQNGNLSLASISIYDLQGKLAMSVSEVISDKKTISTTQLKSGFYLAEIEDTEGNRLIKKLIIN; encoded by the coding sequence ATGAAAACAATAACTTCACTCTTATTATTAGTTACTGCTTGCTTTGGCTATGCCCAAAATATTGGTTTAGAGGAATTTGCTACTGGCCTATCAAGTCCCGTTAACATTAAACATGCTGGAGATGACCGACTGTTTGTTGTTGAGCAAGGGGGACTTATTCAAATAATCAATACCGATGGTACCATTAACACCGCGCCTTTTTTAGATATTGACGCCAGTGTTAGCAATGCTGGAGGAGAACGAGGTCTATTGGCCATGGCCTTTCATCCAGACTATACCAACAATGGTTTCTTCTACGTAAATTACATTGACAATGCTGGAGACACGGTCATCTCAAGATTCACAAGAAATACAGATGATATTGCAGACGTAAATTCTGAACTCGTTCTTTTAAGTATTTCACAGCCTTTTTCAAATCATAATGGTGGCGATTTACACTTTGGAGCAGATGGTTACCTTTACATTTCCCTTGGAGACGGCGGGTCTGGTGGAGATCCTGGAAACAGAGCGCAAACCTTAACCACTTATTTGGGCAAAATGCTTAGAATTGATGTGGATAATACCAGTAATGGTAATAACTACGCCATACCAGCCGATAATCCTTTTGTTGGAAACAGCAACGCTTTAGAAGAAATCTGGGCCTACGGACTTCGAAACCCATTTAAATTTTCTTTTGACAGTGCCAACGGAAACCTTTGGATTGCCGATGTAGGCCAAAATCAAATCGAAGAGATCAATAGAGTCACATCTACCGCTGGCGGAGAAAATTACGGTTGGAAATGCTTTGAAGGGACTTCAGTGTTCTCCACAGAAAATGGATGCGACATCATTACGCAAACACCGCCAGTTGCTGAATACATCCATTCTAATGGTAGATGCTCTATTACGGGTGGTTATGTGTATCGAGGTACAGCATTCCCTAACCTTCAAGGCTCCTATTTCTTTGCCGATTTCTGCACCAATGAGATTGGATTTGTTCAAGAACTAATAACTGATACTTTTGAAACTACTTTTTTCAGCAACCTTTCTATCTCCGGACCATCGGCATTTGGAGAAGACATTAATGGACAATTGTATATCGCAGGGGTGAATGACGGTAACATTTTTAAAATTGTTGAAACCAATTTGAGCTTAAATGATCAATCCTTTTCAACACTTAAAATATATCCCAATCCATCAAATGCTACAGTGACATTTGATAATCAAAACGGCAACTTGAGCCTGGCATCTATTTCAATTTATGACCTTCAAGGAAAATTGGCAATGTCAGTTTCCGAGGTTATAAGTGACAAGAAAACAATTTCCACAACGCAACTGAAGAGCGGATTTTACCTCGCTGAGATAGAAGACACCGAAGGTAACAGGCTTATTAAAAAACTCATCATCAACTAG
- a CDS encoding SAM-dependent methyltransferase, translating to MNSEFGKLYLIPTRLGDNPPLEVLPLSVKKTIELVNDYIVENEKTARRFIKRISPQKSQSSLNLLVLNKYTEVNELNHFLDACKAGKDMGLLSEAGCPGIADPGADIVKLAHEYNVRVIPLVGPSSILLALMSSGMNGQSFAFNGYIPIDKSERKATLKRFERLSFEQNQTQLFIETPYRNDKILEDICKSLHDQTRVCVACDITLPTEYIKTQTVKEWKHTKVDLHKRPAIFVIHKD from the coding sequence ATGAATTCAGAATTCGGCAAATTATACCTAATCCCAACGCGATTGGGAGACAATCCTCCATTAGAAGTATTACCCTTATCTGTAAAAAAAACCATCGAACTGGTTAATGACTACATTGTAGAAAATGAAAAGACGGCAAGACGTTTTATTAAGCGTATAAGTCCGCAAAAATCGCAATCCTCTTTAAACTTATTGGTACTTAATAAGTATACTGAAGTAAATGAGCTCAATCATTTTCTTGATGCATGTAAAGCAGGAAAAGATATGGGATTACTTTCGGAGGCTGGCTGCCCTGGCATAGCCGATCCTGGGGCAGACATCGTAAAACTTGCTCACGAATATAATGTTAGGGTCATTCCCTTAGTTGGACCATCATCAATTTTATTAGCCCTCATGAGCTCTGGAATGAACGGCCAAAGTTTTGCCTTTAATGGTTACATCCCTATTGACAAGTCCGAAAGAAAGGCCACTTTAAAACGTTTCGAGCGTCTATCTTTTGAACAAAATCAAACGCAACTTTTCATAGAGACGCCTTACAGGAACGACAAAATTCTTGAGGATATCTGTAAGTCATTACATGACCAAACTAGGGTTTGCGTGGCTTGCGATATTACGTTACCTACAGAGTATATCAAAACCCAAACTGTCAAAGAGTGGAAACACACCAAAGTCGATTTACATAAGCGACCCGCTATTTTTGTGATCCATAAAGATTGA
- a CDS encoding phosphoribosylaminoimidazolesuccinocarboxamide synthase produces MKHNNTITDTNFTFPNQKSVYKGKVREVYNINDEQLIMIATDRLSAFDVVMPKGIPFKGQILNQIATSMMKATEDLVPNWLTATPDPNVAAGHLCEPFKVEMVIRGYLSGHAAREYKAGKRELCGVEMPNGLKENDSFPEPIITPATKAEMGDHDEDISREDIIKRGIVSEEDYLILEDYTRKLFQRGSEIADMRGLILVDTKYEFGKTKAGKIVLIDEIHTPDSSRYFYKDGYQDRQDLDEPQKQLSKEFVRQWLISNNFQGLEGQAVPEMSDDYIQTVSERYIELYEKIMGEDFVKADVSNIQERIEANVLEYLK; encoded by the coding sequence ATTAAGCATAATAACACCATAACTGATACCAACTTTACATTCCCTAATCAAAAATCTGTTTATAAAGGAAAAGTTAGGGAAGTCTATAATATAAACGACGAACAATTGATCATGATCGCTACAGATCGTTTGAGTGCCTTTGATGTGGTCATGCCTAAAGGCATTCCGTTTAAAGGGCAAATACTCAACCAGATTGCCACTAGCATGATGAAAGCTACTGAAGATTTGGTGCCAAATTGGTTGACTGCTACTCCAGATCCAAATGTTGCTGCGGGTCATTTATGCGAACCTTTTAAAGTGGAAATGGTTATTAGGGGGTATTTGTCAGGTCATGCTGCTAGAGAATATAAAGCAGGTAAACGTGAACTTTGTGGTGTAGAAATGCCTAATGGTTTGAAAGAGAATGATTCGTTTCCAGAGCCCATTATTACACCAGCTACCAAAGCAGAAATGGGGGATCATGATGAGGATATTTCTCGAGAGGATATTATTAAAAGAGGCATTGTTTCCGAAGAAGATTATCTCATTCTAGAAGATTACACGAGAAAACTTTTTCAAAGAGGGAGTGAGATTGCTGATATGCGTGGATTGATTTTAGTGGATACGAAATATGAATTCGGAAAAACGAAAGCTGGTAAAATCGTTCTCATTGATGAAATCCATACACCAGATTCCTCTAGATATTTCTACAAAGATGGATATCAAGATCGTCAAGATTTAGATGAGCCTCAAAAGCAACTTTCTAAAGAGTTTGTGAGACAGTGGCTTATTTCTAATAATTTTCAGGGTTTAGAAGGACAAGCTGTACCCGAAATGAGCGATGACTATATTCAAACAGTAAGCGAACGTTACATTGAGCTTTATGAAAAGATCATGGGTGAAGACTTTGTAAAAGCAGATGTTTCTAATATTCAAGAGCGAATAGAAGCTAATGTTTTAGAGTATCTAAAATAA
- a CDS encoding PhoH family protein encodes MNELILELEEITPKEFFGAQNANIELLKKYFPKLKIVARGNKIKAYGDEDLLGEFDLRMNMLMAHFGKYNKLDENSIERILTSVSSEDYKTTDVSGEALVHGVGGKIIKAQTVNQRRLVESMRNNDMVFAIGPAGTGKTYTGVALAVRALKNKEVKRIILTRPAVEAGENLGFLPGDLKEKLDPYMQPLYDALRDMIPAERLASFIENGTIQIAPLAFMRGRTLDNAFVILDEGQNTTHAQMKMFLTRMGKNAKFLLTGDPGQVDLPRRTISGLKEALLVLQNVEGIGMIYLDDKDVIRHKLVKKVIEAYKSIENRD; translated from the coding sequence TTGAATGAACTAATACTAGAGCTCGAAGAAATTACTCCTAAGGAGTTTTTTGGGGCGCAGAATGCCAACATAGAACTTCTTAAAAAATATTTTCCAAAACTAAAAATTGTAGCCAGGGGCAACAAGATCAAAGCTTATGGTGATGAAGATTTACTTGGGGAATTTGATCTCAGGATGAACATGCTTATGGCGCATTTTGGCAAGTATAACAAACTCGACGAGAATAGTATTGAACGCATCTTGACTAGCGTAAGCAGCGAAGATTATAAGACTACCGATGTTAGTGGTGAAGCTTTAGTTCATGGTGTTGGAGGAAAAATAATCAAAGCGCAAACGGTTAACCAACGCCGATTGGTAGAAAGTATGCGCAACAATGATATGGTCTTTGCCATAGGTCCTGCCGGTACTGGGAAAACCTATACTGGGGTTGCACTTGCTGTAAGAGCACTTAAGAATAAAGAGGTCAAGCGTATCATTTTAACACGTCCTGCAGTAGAGGCTGGAGAGAATCTAGGGTTTTTGCCTGGTGATCTTAAGGAAAAATTAGATCCATACATGCAGCCATTGTATGATGCCTTACGCGATATGATTCCCGCAGAACGATTGGCGAGTTTTATAGAAAATGGAACCATTCAAATTGCGCCTTTAGCATTTATGCGTGGTCGAACCTTAGATAATGCTTTTGTTATTCTTGATGAGGGACAAAATACGACGCACGCCCAAATGAAAATGTTCTTGACGCGTATGGGTAAAAATGCCAAATTCTTACTTACAGGAGATCCTGGACAAGTAGATTTGCCACGCCGTACAATTTCTGGTTTAAAGGAAGCCTTATTGGTACTTCAAAATGTGGAAGGCATCGGGATGATCTATCTAGATGATAAAGATGTTATTCGTCACAAACTTGTTAAAAAGGTGATTGAGGCGTATAAGAGCATTGAGAACAGAGACTAA
- a CDS encoding S-adenosyl-l-methionine hydroxide adenosyltransferase family protein — protein MAIITLTTDFGEKDHFVAAIKGAIYSELPDVNIVDISHLVSPFNVPEAAYIIQNAYNSFPKGTIHVIGIDSELNPENKHIAVKLDDHYFICANNGIMSMICAEIAPEKIVEINIHDRVATSFPVLDVFVNVACHIARGGTLEVIGKLIETIKPIKNLIPFVNDDKTQIIGSVIYIDNYGNVITNIKRNFFETVQRTRKFEISARHYKFKTVFEKYSDVVNFEIPAEKRYDEGKRLVVFNSSGYLEIAVYKSDLGSVGSASSLLGLKLRDTVTVNFIAARVKPQGKELLER, from the coding sequence ATGGCAATTATTACATTAACCACAGATTTTGGTGAGAAAGACCATTTTGTAGCGGCCATAAAAGGGGCGATATACAGTGAGCTACCCGATGTAAATATTGTTGATATCTCTCACCTGGTTTCTCCGTTTAATGTTCCCGAAGCAGCTTACATCATACAGAATGCTTATAACAGTTTTCCAAAGGGAACCATACATGTTATTGGTATTGATTCTGAACTCAATCCAGAAAACAAACACATTGCCGTTAAACTAGACGACCACTATTTTATCTGCGCAAATAATGGCATTATGAGCATGATATGTGCTGAAATTGCGCCAGAAAAAATTGTAGAAATTAATATTCATGACCGGGTAGCCACAAGCTTTCCTGTTTTGGATGTTTTTGTTAACGTCGCATGCCACATCGCTAGAGGAGGCACTTTAGAAGTCATAGGTAAACTCATAGAGACTATTAAACCTATTAAAAATCTTATTCCTTTTGTAAATGATGATAAAACTCAAATTATTGGTAGCGTCATCTATATAGATAACTACGGAAATGTGATTACCAATATTAAACGTAACTTTTTTGAAACCGTACAAAGAACACGAAAATTTGAAATTTCGGCGAGGCATTACAAGTTCAAAACCGTTTTTGAAAAGTATAGCGATGTGGTCAACTTTGAGATTCCTGCAGAAAAACGGTACGATGAAGGCAAACGCTTGGTGGTATTTAATTCTTCTGGATACTTGGAGATTGCCGTTTATAAAAGTGATCTTGGTTCTGTGGGGAGTGCTTCTAGCCTACTCGGTCTAAAATTAAGGGATACCGTAACCGTAAATTTTATTGCCGCAAGAGTAAAACCTCAAGGCAAGGAGTTGCTTGAACGTTAG
- a CDS encoding DUF2911 domain-containing protein, translating to MKKLILAFAAMAMTFGMSAQIETPQPSPFTKIEQKVGLTDVTLEYSRPNMRGRDIFGDLVPFDKMWRLGANANTKITFSDDVMIGGETVKAGTYAVYATPGKQSWEVIFYSDASNWGLPENWDDSKVAAKVTSEVYPLPMKIETLSLGFDDLTSNSAVLGIMWADAYVPVKFEVPTDAKVSTAIERAMGGPTAGDYYASAVYYSQEGKDIEKAKMWMEKAMEMTKEPRFYQLRQQSLIYAKAGDKKKAIETAKKSLAGAKEAKNADYVKMNEDSLKEWDAM from the coding sequence ATGAAAAAATTAATACTTGCTTTTGCAGCCATGGCAATGACTTTTGGTATGAGTGCACAAATTGAAACACCGCAACCAAGTCCATTTACAAAAATTGAACAAAAGGTTGGTCTTACTGATGTCACCCTAGAGTATTCTAGACCAAACATGAGAGGACGTGATATTTTTGGTGATTTAGTGCCTTTTGATAAAATGTGGAGACTTGGAGCAAATGCCAATACAAAAATTACCTTTAGTGATGATGTCATGATTGGTGGTGAAACTGTAAAAGCTGGAACCTACGCGGTTTATGCAACACCAGGAAAACAATCTTGGGAAGTGATCTTTTATTCGGATGCTTCAAACTGGGGCTTACCTGAAAATTGGGATGACAGTAAAGTTGCCGCTAAAGTAACATCTGAAGTGTATCCTTTACCAATGAAAATTGAAACGTTATCTCTTGGTTTTGATGATTTAACGAGCAATTCTGCTGTTTTAGGAATTATGTGGGCAGACGCTTACGTTCCTGTGAAATTTGAGGTACCTACAGATGCTAAAGTTTCAACAGCTATAGAAAGAGCAATGGGTGGCCCAACTGCTGGTGACTATTATGCTTCTGCCGTTTACTATTCTCAAGAAGGAAAAGATATTGAAAAGGCTAAAATGTGGATGGAGAAAGCGATGGAAATGACTAAAGAACCACGTTTTTACCAATTACGTCAACAATCTTTGATCTACGCTAAAGCTGGTGATAAGAAGAAGGCTATTGAAACTGCTAAGAAATCTTTAGCGGGTGCAAAAGAAGCAAAGAATGCTGATTATGTAAAGATGAATGAAGATTCTTTAAAAGAGTGGGACGCAATGTAA
- a CDS encoding helix-turn-helix transcriptional regulator: MGLIKTEIFSTEQNEIARLFKALAHPARIAILEHLFKSKTCICGDLVEEIGLAQPTISQHLKELKTLGIIKGTINGTSVCYCINQEQWQNIKNIAHTFFDKHALMESNCC, from the coding sequence ATGGGATTGATCAAAACAGAAATATTTTCAACAGAACAAAATGAGATCGCACGTCTGTTTAAAGCACTAGCTCACCCCGCCCGTATTGCTATTTTAGAGCATCTATTTAAATCTAAAACCTGTATCTGTGGTGATCTCGTTGAAGAAATAGGCTTAGCACAACCAACGATTTCTCAACATTTAAAAGAGCTCAAAACGCTCGGAATTATAAAAGGGACCATAAACGGTACTAGTGTTTGCTATTGCATCAATCAAGAGCAATGGCAAAACATCAAAAACATAGCTCATACTTTTTTTGACAAGCACGCTTTAATGGAAAGTAACTGTTGCTGA